DNA sequence from the Glycine soja cultivar W05 chromosome 18, ASM419377v2, whole genome shotgun sequence genome:
GCTCTCACCCAGGTTTGGAAGGACGAGCTTAACTCAGGACGTACCCTGGTATCACTGTTTGAGTTGTTTGGTGAAGGAATTCTCTCCTTCATTCAGGCTCCTGAGATGTATATGTTCTTGTAACTTAGGGAGTATCATAGTAATTTGATGGATAGAACTTGGATAACCCATAGACCATTATTTCGAAAACAAACTAAAATTCCTCCATGGTATGCCAAGTTCATATTGATGTTTTTGATGTTGGTGGTGGGATGTTGCTTATCGGGTTGAGTGACGGGAAATGTTATGTTTGCGTAGCATGTTAAAATCCTTATTGCAGCCTATTCAGAAAGTCAAATAATAACCAAAGTACTAAtaggaaaataatatttgtacaCCAAATGAGTGCATACActtcaagaaagaaaagagaatggAAGAGAAGAGATAACAGACTAGTGTAAAAAATAGGGtgtgaaaaaaattcaagattAGTATTGATATGGCTTTTGGATTTAGACAGTGATAATTTCATCATTCTCAGgtgtaatttttcctttatggatGTGTAAAAAGTCATTAAGATCAGTTCACGACCATGAGgaatttattacaaaaaaaccAGTGTAAGTCGTTATACTGGAAACAGTAATATAAAACAggacattaaaaatattacaatactAGAACTTTGTGAATTACAGGCTTGAGTAAATTAGTACTTAAGAAGCCACTTTTGGGAACTCCCTTTCAACAGCTTTTTTGAGGATGCTGTCTTCTTCCAAGACCATCTGAACCGGCAAGAAGCCCAATCCATTTGCCATGGCAAGCATCATCTGCTTCGTTTCCTTCTTGAATTCGTCGAGATCAATGGTGCCATTCAAGTTGTGATCGAATTGTACGAACAAGGATTCATAAACACGAGCAAGCTCATCTGGGTCTGGCTCCACATCAATACCAAAGTGCGTTTCCAACACCCTCAAGCTTTGGAGCTCCTTCAACATCTCCGCATACGAGAGAAG
Encoded proteins:
- the LOC114395273 gene encoding uncharacterized protein LOC114395273, which gives rise to MSVEILDGATIVNFLQDEEAFSASVLNRFAYLDTDNDGLLSYAEMLKELQSLRVLETHFGIDVEPDPDELARVYESLFVQFDHNLNGTIDLDEFKKETKQMMLAMANGLGFLPVQMVLEEDSILKKAVEREFPKVAS